The following are encoded in a window of Hemicordylus capensis ecotype Gifberg chromosome 12, rHemCap1.1.pri, whole genome shotgun sequence genomic DNA:
- the LOC128336046 gene encoding trafficking regulator of GLUT4 1-like, producing the protein MATSADGQLLEKAPAEAQENQQLLLRAGGGCNNGAPPAMAKSLSGEPLAASNGRHSPPCRRAGSQGEGQLSPSRLSLGRASSTATTSNLQEAGRASPDYLLLAILSCFCPVWPVSILALVFSILSRNSNQQGDVDGAWRLGRVARFLGILSIVLGFVIIVICVINFTGILKA; encoded by the exons ATGGCCACCAGCGCGGACGGGCAGCTGCTGGAGAAGGCGCCGGCCGAGGCGCAGGAgaaccagcagctgctgctgcgggcgggcggcggctgcAACAACGGGGCCCCCCCGGCGATGGCCAAGTCCTTGTCGGGCGAGCCGCTGGCGGCCAGCAACGGCCGCCACAGCCCTCCCTGCCGCCGCGCCGGCTCCCAGGGAGAGGGCCAGCTCTCCCCGTCGAGGCTCAGCCTGGGGCGCGCCTCGtccaccgccaccacctccaaCCTGCAGGAGGCCGGCCGCGCCTCGCCCGACTacctgctgctggccatcctctccTGCTTCTGCCCCGTCTGGCCCGTCAGCATCCTCGCCCTCGTCTTCTCCATCCTG TCCAGGAACTCCAATCAGCAAGGGGATGTGGACGGCGCCTGGAGGCTGGGGCGCGTGGCCAGGTTCCTCGGCATCCTCTCCATCGTGCTGGGCTTCGTCATAATCGTCATCTGTGTGATTAACTTTACAG GGATCCTGAAAGCATGA